TTCGTGGATGTTCAAGTGTGAAATGCCGCTCTTCGATCCATGGACACTCTTACAAAGTTGAAGTTCTGTTTGAATCAAATTATTTGGACAACGGACAGATGGTATATGATTTTGGTTTAATGAAGCAAAATATCAAAGATCTGATAGAGTCTTTTGACCATGCTATCACTTTATGGAATGGTGATGATGCAGAATATATAGCTGATATGAAAAAACATTCCCATAGATGGGTAGAGTTGCCAGTTTCACCTTCAGCAGAACAGTTTGCCCGTGTTATTTTCGTACTTATTGATATATTGTTCCATTTGACAAAAGGGATAAACGGCGAAAAAGAGGTTAAACTTCACAGTATAATAGTGCATGAAACAGATACAGGATACGCACAAGCTTTTAGAGAAGATGCGTACAATGCACAAATGGGACAGATTACACTTGAAGAGATTGTTTTTTCAGATGAAGTGCTTAACAGTTTTAACGACCGTAGTTTACTTGAAAAGCTTAAAGCGGGAAGTGAATTTATAAATCCGGAGTCGGTATAGATGGAACAAATGTATAGCATGGGAGTAACTATTCACTCTTTGGGTGTAATGGCTCTAATTTTTTCGATTGTTATTAATGTTGTACTGCTCTATGAAGCAACTGATATCGAACAGTATAAAAGAAAACGTTCAATAGTCCTTTTACCACTAAACTCAATGTTGGTAGCAGCAGTGATTTTTACAGGGATGATTATGATGGCAACAAAGCATCTTCATTTTACGCCTGAAAACATCGTAATGATTATTCTCTCTGTTTATTTGATTACTAAAGAGATACATAGAACAAAAGTTTTAAAGCATGTAGATGATGAAGATGAGGATACTTTTCTTCGTTATAAAGAGTTTGCTTACAAGATAATGAGTGTAGAATTGGGACTGGTAATCATTGTATCTTCTTGGATGTGGTTTTTTGCATGATATTTATTTATGAAGAGAATGCCTCAAGAGAGCGCTTTACAATTAAAGGTGAACTACATAAATATTTGATAAAAGTGCGTCGCCATCAAGAGGGTGATGAGATCTCAATGCGCTTGAAAAATGCACCCGAAATGCTTTATACGTATAAAATTGTTTCTGTAGATCCAAGAAGTCTGGAAGTTGCACTTGTTTCAGAACAGGTATGTGAAGTAAAAGCAAAAAAAGCACTCCATATAGGCTGGTGTGTAATCGATACAAAATCTGTTGAAAAAGTACTGCCTAGCCTGAATGAGATAGGGGTTGAAAAGATCACATTTATCTATTGCGACAGGAGTCAGAAAAATTTCAAACCTGACTACAAGCGTTACGAGAGAATTTTGGAAGCTTCCAATCAGCAATGCGGCAGAACAGACTTTATGGAGTTTGCTACGGCAAAAAATGTACAAGAATTTGTAGAGGGAAATCCTGATACGAAAGTATTTGATTTCTGTGAGAACGTATTGAAAGAAGATGCCGAAATTTCGACAGTTTTAATAGGTTGTGAAGGGGGATTTTCCAAAGAGGAAAAAGAGCTTTTATCAAAATATGAAGTTTTCCGTCTAGATACACCTTTGGTTCTACGTTCTGAGAGTGCAGTTCTTGCAGTTGCTTCAAAGATAATATTGTAATTTATAAGTTTTTTTGGTATAATCCCATTTCTAAAAATCTGCCCCCATACGGATTTAAAAAATATATAGCTATTCGTACTTCGACGAGTAGTAAAAGGTAAAAAAATGAAAAAAGATCTTCACCCAGTATTAGTTGATTGTACAGTTACTTGTGCATGTGGAAA
This is a stretch of genomic DNA from Sulfurimonas sp. C5. It encodes these proteins:
- a CDS encoding 6-carboxytetrahydropterin synthase; its protein translation is MIIRKLFKFENAHIVRGCSSVKCRSSIHGHSYKVEVLFESNYLDNGQMVYDFGLMKQNIKDLIESFDHAITLWNGDDAEYIADMKKHSHRWVELPVSPSAEQFARVIFVLIDILFHLTKGINGEKEVKLHSIIVHETDTGYAQAFREDAYNAQMGQITLEEIVFSDEVLNSFNDRSLLEKLKAGSEFINPESV
- a CDS encoding 16S rRNA (uracil(1498)-N(3))-methyltransferase, encoding MIFIYEENASRERFTIKGELHKYLIKVRRHQEGDEISMRLKNAPEMLYTYKIVSVDPRSLEVALVSEQVCEVKAKKALHIGWCVIDTKSVEKVLPSLNEIGVEKITFIYCDRSQKNFKPDYKRYERILEASNQQCGRTDFMEFATAKNVQEFVEGNPDTKVFDFCENVLKEDAEISTVLIGCEGGFSKEEKELLSKYEVFRLDTPLVLRSESAVLAVASKIIL